In Streptomyces sp. V4I8, a genomic segment contains:
- a CDS encoding type IV secretory system conjugative DNA transfer family protein, with protein MSRKEETKAPHVTELPGSLEPRWAHRLLAAHKPAGLIAGKPRGATGTSYAAAGLPVVAVSAAAAESGGPSLLDLVNSVALNWPLGGLPGFIGTAAVASGLGLVALKRKVDLSASGLVNPSERVGFATPRELRKWLSEPGLRNRAQVLRPSLAGLKSRSIRAHDLGLHLGTDLLYKRGLFIACEDLVLMYAPPRSGKSAQLGNAVIDAVGSCIVTSTRGDLYGHTHELRREHNRPIWVFNAGVSGVPNTLRWNLVEGCEEASAAIRRAGYILSASASGEDMENASFWEGHSFTVLSSYLMAAALKGGDLMTVRSWVTNPTDREPLEILQAHHDRVPAGWAQLLDQMLRAPEKTRDSVYLTLVRSFQFLSHPEVVEIVSPRPGEQKFDVQDFLRSRGTLYVMGRDMRYGSVSPLFSALVGEIYDAAYLLADNSPGGRLDPYLRMVLDEAAVICPLPLHLWSADAGGRNIQMLISVQSPSQLRERWGRNGAQTIMNNATRVVLGGLSLPEDLDELSQLCGERDEEIASSSTSDEDKTSRSVSVRRVRVMPPEAIRQMREGTGLIFYRHLPPIRYRFVPVWERPDVKALAKQAKAREKEEIKLKKKGVQVTGPVLPPQMPATTPVFPSQPAETDAPPASPVVPGQSDSPAAEGERWRYTG; from the coding sequence GGCTGCCGAGAGCGGCGGTCCGTCGCTCCTCGACCTCGTCAACTCGGTGGCCTTGAACTGGCCGCTGGGTGGTCTGCCGGGTTTCATCGGCACTGCAGCAGTCGCCTCGGGCCTGGGACTCGTTGCCCTGAAGCGCAAGGTTGACTTGAGCGCGTCCGGGTTGGTGAACCCTTCGGAGCGAGTCGGGTTCGCCACCCCCAGGGAACTGAGGAAATGGCTGTCCGAGCCCGGATTGAGGAACCGGGCTCAGGTTCTGCGTCCGTCTCTGGCTGGGCTCAAGAGCCGCTCGATCAGGGCCCACGACCTCGGTCTGCACCTGGGGACAGATCTCCTCTACAAGCGGGGCCTGTTCATCGCGTGCGAGGACCTGGTGCTGATGTACGCCCCGCCGCGCTCGGGCAAGAGTGCCCAGCTGGGCAACGCGGTGATCGACGCGGTCGGCAGCTGCATCGTCACCTCAACCCGTGGCGACCTGTACGGACACACCCACGAACTGAGGCGCGAGCACAACCGCCCCATCTGGGTCTTCAACGCTGGGGTCAGCGGTGTGCCCAACACACTACGCTGGAACCTCGTAGAGGGCTGCGAGGAAGCCTCGGCGGCGATCCGGCGCGCGGGCTACATCCTGTCGGCCTCGGCCTCCGGGGAGGACATGGAGAACGCGTCCTTCTGGGAGGGCCACAGCTTCACCGTGTTGTCCTCCTACTTGATGGCGGCCGCTCTCAAGGGCGGTGACCTCATGACGGTGCGGAGCTGGGTGACCAACCCGACCGACCGGGAGCCGCTGGAGATCCTGCAGGCGCACCACGACCGTGTGCCGGCGGGCTGGGCGCAGCTGCTCGACCAGATGTTGAGGGCGCCGGAGAAGACCCGGGACAGCGTGTACCTGACCCTCGTCAGGTCTTTCCAATTCCTCTCGCACCCCGAGGTTGTCGAGATCGTCAGCCCCCGCCCCGGTGAGCAGAAGTTCGATGTGCAGGACTTCCTGCGCTCGCGGGGGACCCTGTACGTGATGGGCCGGGACATGCGGTACGGCTCGGTCAGCCCGCTGTTCTCGGCCCTGGTGGGCGAGATCTACGATGCGGCCTACCTCCTGGCGGACAACTCTCCGGGCGGGCGCCTGGACCCGTACCTGCGGATGGTCCTGGACGAGGCGGCCGTGATCTGCCCGCTCCCACTGCACCTGTGGTCGGCGGACGCGGGCGGCCGAAACATTCAGATGCTGATCTCCGTACAGTCCCCGTCCCAGCTGCGCGAGAGGTGGGGCCGGAACGGAGCGCAAACCATCATGAACAACGCGACCAGGGTGGTCCTGGGCGGTCTGTCACTGCCCGAAGACCTGGACGAACTGTCACAGCTGTGCGGGGAGCGAGACGAGGAGATCGCCTCCTCATCAACCTCGGACGAGGACAAGACGTCCAGGAGTGTCAGCGTGCGGCGGGTCCGGGTGATGCCACCGGAAGCTATCCGGCAGATGCGGGAGGGTACGGGCCTCATCTTCTACCGGCATCTTCCGCCGATCCGATACCGCTTCGTCCCGGTGTGGGAGCGGCCGGACGTCAAGGCCCTGGCCAAACAGGCAAAGGCCCGGGAGAAGGAAGAGATCAAGCTGAAGAAGAAGGGCGTGCAGGTCACCGGCCCGGTCCTGCCTCCCCAGATGCCCGCCACAACACCTGTGTTCCCGAGCCAGCCCGCAGAGACAGACGCCCCGCCGGCGTCCCCGGTCGTCCCCGGACAGTCGGACTCCCCGGCAGCTGAGGGCGAGCGGTGGAGGTACACCGGATGA